A segment of the Cenarchaeum symbiosum A genome:
CCGGGGCAGGTTCATGACCTCGCCCTCCCTGGCCTTTATCTTTGTGCCGGCGACGTCCACATCCACCGCGCTCTCAAAGGTGAACTTGACCTCGGCTAGCTCAAAGCCCGTCACATGCACCCCCTCGCTGTCCGCGATCCGGATCATTCTGCGGCCGGCCCCCTTTTTATATAGACCATATTATACGGTTCTTGTGTGGTACGGATCATACTGTACGGTACTCGGTCCTGACATATAGTTTTATCCGTGCAGTGTAAAATTTTTAACCCCGCGGCTAAACCGCGGCCCCCGCGAGCGCACTCATTTATTTAGTGGGGGATCAAGCCCGATCTCATGCCCGAAATCATGTGGGTAGAAAAGTACAGGCCCAAAAAGCTCGCCGATGTGGTGGACCAAAAGGAGATCATCGGCAGCATAGAGGCCCTCCTGAAGAATGCGGGAGAGATGCCCCACCTGCTGTTCTCGGGATCTGCAGGCGTGGGCAAGACCACCACCGCGCTCTGCATAGCAAGGCAGGTGCTCGGGCCCCACATACAGGACAACCTGCTGGAGCTCAACGCGTCTGATGAGCGCGGGATAGGCATGGTCCGGGACAAGGTCAAGAGGTTCTCTAACTTTGCCGCCTTCGAGGAGATCCCCTTCAAGATAATCATACTAGACGAGGCCGACGAGATGACCGCCGACGCCCAGACGGCCCTCCGGAGGACCATAGAGGATGCGTCGAAGATATGCAGGTTCATAATCGTGGCCAACAACATATCAAAGATAATAGACCCGATACAGAGCAGGTGCGCGGTATACAAGTTTACGTCGATACCGGAAAAGGAAGCCATGGCCCAGCTCAAAAAGATAGCAAAGGGCGAAAAGGCCAGCATAGACGAGGAGGGCCTCAAGGAGGTCTACGAGCAGTCGGAGGGGGACCTCAGGCATGCCATCAACATACTGCAGGCGGCGGCAAGCTCCGGGGCGGTCACGGCGGAGAGCGTCAGGACGTCGGCGGGCCAGGCAAGAAAGGGCGATGTCGACGGCATACTCAAGCGCGCGCTGGCAGGCGATCTTTCCGGGGCCAGGGAGAGAATGGTGGAGCTGATCAAAGTGTACGGCATGTCCGAGTCGGATTTTCTAAAGTATGTGAGCGCGGCAGTATTCAGGTCGGGCGCCGGCGACCCCGGCGCGATACTGCGCATTATAGCGGAATACGATTACAGGATACTGTCTGGCGCAAACCCCGAGATCCAGCTCTCCGCAATGCTGGCGGAGCTTGGCAGCCTGGGAAAATAGTTCTGGTTGGCGCAGAGAGGGGGATTTGAACCCCCGTGCGATTGCTCGCACAGGCTCTCAAGGCCCGCGCCATGCCGGGCTAGGCGACCTCTGCAGTATACACGTGCCGCGGCCCGTTAAAATTTGTTGAGTAGAATAAAACTAGTAAAAAATGGCTGTTGGACTAGTCGTGTGCGTGCGGGTTCTCGGAGCCTGACTTCATCTGGACGAACGTACCGTCCGCCTTTTCGTGATGCTCCAGATATGACGGCTCGATCAGTATGGCCTGATTTGGGCAGGCCTCCTGGCACGCCATGCACTGGGTGCAGTCATGCTCCCTGATGGGCTGCGACTTGTCCGACTTGTCCAGGCGCTCGTCCTGCTCGACGAGGCCCGTACCTGCATAGGTGTCGTTTAGGGCAGAGTCTGCGGAGGTGTCCTTTTCAGTCCTGTACCACTGGTATACCTGGACCGGGCAGACGCTCATGCAAGCGCCCTCGGCGGTACAGTCATCCCAGTCTACGGCTACTGTTGTGCCATGGACGCCCAGCGGGACTATCTCCTCGCCGTGCGCCGCATATGCAGCCTTGACCTCCTCGTTCTCAGCCGCGACACCCTTTTTGCCCTTGCCCCAGATAAAGTGCTTGTTCTCCCCGTCTGAATGGAGAGTCTTGCCCGCTACCTCGAGGTTTTCGACAAATTTCGGATCGATTGGCATGAGGAGGATACGAAATGTAGAATATTTAAAGTTAAACAAACTTAGTTTGGACTAAAATATCAAGCGTCAGAGTGAGGCTGCAGCCCTGTCGTGGTGCTCTGAGTTGCCCTGGTCGACCTTTATGGCCTGGGGCGGGCAGACCGAGACGCACGCCATGCACCAGATGCAGTCATGCTCCCTGATCGGGTCCGCCTTGTCGGTATAGTCCTTCCTCTCGCTCTTTACGGTGCTGCCGGACCCGTCAAATACCTCGTCTGTGGCCTTGCCTGCGGGGATGTCCTTTTCGGTCCTGAACCACTGGAATACCTGTACAGGGCAGGCCTCTATGCAGGCACCATCCGCTATGCATGAATCCCAGTCTACGGCCACCATCGTGCCGCTCACGCCTATGGGCTCGTACGGCTCGTTGCGTGCCTTGTATGCCGCCTGGACGTCCTCGTTGGTGGCGGTCTCGCCGTCAGCCTTTCCAGGGCCCCACATTACGTGAAAGTGCTCGCCGTCGGAATGCTGGATCTTTCCGATGGGCTTGAGGCCCTCGGGGAAGTTCTCTGCGATAGGCATGAACCGGGTTGGCCGTGGTTTCTATTTAAAGCTAGATAGGCGGGCAGGGCCGCGAGTAGTGCAGATCCACAGGTCCCCGCACCGACAGCCCTACGTTCATATTTTTTGAATCCGCTGCGGAGGCTGTGGACATATTCAAGTACGACGTGTACAGGGGGCCGAACATCGGGATATACACCAGCGCAAACGACGAAAAGATCTTCCTGCCGAGGGGGTTTGCCAAGGCCAAGGCGGCCCGGCTCGAGGGGTACCTGGGGGCGGAGGCGCTGTATACATCGGTGGCCAATACCAGGCTGATGGGCACCCTCATGGTGCTGAACAACAGCGGGATCATCATGCCCAGCACGATCTCGGAGATCGAGTACGAGTTCTACAAAAAGCATACAGACCTCAACGTGGTGGTGCTTGACACAAAGTTCACCGCGCTGGGAAACATGATCAGCGTCAACGACAGGGGCGGGGTGGTCTCGCCGGTATTCCCCAGGGAGGAGGTGAGGATAATAGCCGACGCGCTGGGAATAGAGGTCATACAGCGCAGGATAGCCGGGTACAACCAGGTGGGCGCCATGATGGTGGCAACCTCCGGCGGGGGGATAATACACCCGGAGACCGACGGCGAGGATGTCAAGAGGATCTCGGAGGTGATGGGCGTGCATATGGAGCCCGCGACGATCAACGGGGGGATCCCGTTTGTGTCGTCGGGGCTGCTTGCAAACAAGAAAAGCGTTGTTGCGGGATCCTTTACCAGCGGGCCCGAGATTATGATGCTTACCCGCGCGTTTGCCGGCTAGATATGCAGGAACTTTTCGGGGGAGGATTCCAGCTCGTCTATGTCGGCGCCGGATTCTGTGCCAGAGTCCATCTCCCTCAATACCACCCTGTTCTCTTCGAGTTCCCTGGGGCCCACTATTATTACAAAGCGTGACGCGGATGCAGACTCCATCTGCTTTTTGAGTGGGCGGCCGGCAAGGTCTATCGCTGTGGGGATATCCTTTGCGCGGAGGCGCGATGCAAGCGTGGTGGCGCGCCCCCGGACAGCATCTCCCGTATACAGGACAGATACAACAGGGGCTGGAGGGCTTGCATGCAGACCCCGCGCCTCCATTGCAAGGACGGTCCTCTCCACGCCGCCCGCCATGCCGGCGGCCCCCATGTCCTCCCGGCCAAAGGCCCGCGCCAGCGCGTCATACCTGCCGCCGCCCGCCAATGCACCCGTGCCGTGGCGCGGATCGAGGGCCTCAAAGACGGCGCCAGAATAATAGTCCAGCCCTCTTACTATGCCGAGGTCTACAGAGACGTTGGGCACAGAGCGTGCCTCCAGTGAATCCCAGAGCTGTTTTACGTGGTCCCATGAATCAAGACTACCCGCCGCGGGGCCGACCTCGTCTGGGGTGCCCCGGGTGGAGGCAAGATCCAGGAGCTCTTCTGCGAGGGGGCGCGGCACGTCCTTGTATTCTGCCAGCAGGGCGTCCCGGGGCTTTTTTGCAGCCTTGTCGACCATCCTGAGGAGCTGGGGCAGTGCTGCGTCTGCTGCGCCGGGGCCCGAGGGGTGGTTTTTGCGGATGAACGATTCAATCAGCCCGCGGTGGCTGATCCTCATCTCGACATCGCCGAGGCCCAGGCTGCCAAAGAGGCTTGATGCAAACTCGACCACTTCTGCCTCGGATTCAACGCCGGGCCTGCCGAAGATCTCTACATTCCACTGGTGGAAGAACCTGTACCTGCCCTTTTGCGGCTCGTCATACCGGAATACGCCGCCGAACGAGCCGAACTTGGCGGGGAGCCTGAGCGACTGCTGGGAGGTGACGAGCCGGGTCAGCCCGACGGTAAAGTCGAACCGGAGCGCGACGTCCCTGCCGCCCTTGTCCTCAAAGTGGTAGATCTCCTCCCTTATGGCGGGCCCCGACTTGGCCTCGAGGGTGGAGAGCAGCTCAATCGGCGACGGGTCGACGAGCTCGAATGCAAAGGATCTTGCCTTGCGGATGAACCGCTCCCTGACCTGCTCTATCCCCGAGTACTCGGCGGTGCCAAGATCCCTCATTCCACGGGGCAGTTCCAAGATGATCTTGGGCCGGGATCTGGCGATTTAAGATTTTGCCGGGGGCCCGCTTCCGCAGCTCAGAAGAGGCGGCCTTCCTTGTCGGATTCGGCAAAGGCGCCTGTGTAGGGGCTGGGCTTGGACTTTGGCTTGCGCTTGCGGGATCTCTTGAACAGTCCTCGCAGTCCCATGTGTGCAGTGGTCCGGGACCCTTTATGGACATTGCCCGGCCGCGGCAAACCGTGCATGGCGGTCTTTTGTGGGACGTGCAAGCAAGCTGCACTTGCGGGCGCACCTGCCATCCTAGCCGTACAGCTTGACCAGATCCGCCCTGGCCTCGGCTAGCTGGCGCCTGATCTCTTTGATTAACCGGAGTAGGTCTGCGTCCCCGGCTGGAGGGTCGGCGGGCGGGGTGTCCTTGTACAGTGCTGCAAGATCCGCCCTGGCCTCGGCTAGCTGGCGCCTGATCTCCGTGATGGTTCGGAGCAGTTCCGCATCATTGAGTTGTCGCAGTTGCTCCTTTGCATCGGCTAGCTGCTCTTTTAGCGCACTTACCTGCTCCAAGGTTACCGGAGTTTCTGGGGCTTGAACCTGCTTGGCGTGCCCCTTTGGCATAGTGCCGCGGGGAGACTGCGGTTCTGCGGGCTTGGGTTCAGGCTTGGGTTTCTCGGGCTCCGGTTTGGTGCTGGGCTTTTCAAATCCTTTTGGCAGGGTGCCGCGGGGCGACTGTGGTTCGGGCTTCTTGGGCTCCGGCTTCTCGGGCTCTGGTTTAGCGCTGGGCTTTTCAAATCCCTTTGGCATAGTGCCGCGGGGAGACTGCGGTTCGGGCTTCTTGGGCTCTGGTTTGGTGCTGGTCTTTTCAAATCCTTTTGGCAGGGTGCCGCGGGGAGACTGTGGTTCTGCGGGCTTGGGTTCAGGCTTGGGTTTCTCTGGTTCAGGGGCGGCACTGGGTTTTTCAAATCCTTTTGGCAGGGTGCCGCGGGGCGAC
Coding sequences within it:
- a CDS encoding replication factor C small subunit (COG0470) produces the protein MWVEKYRPKKLADVVDQKEIIGSIEALLKNAGEMPHLLFSGSAGVGKTTTALCIARQVLGPHIQDNLLELNASDERGIGMVRDKVKRFSNFAAFEEIPFKIIILDEADEMTADAQTALRRTIEDASKICRFIIVANNISKIIDPIQSRCAVYKFTSIPEKEAMAQLKKIAKGEKASIDEEGLKEVYEQSEGDLRHAINILQAAASSGAVTAESVRTSAGQARKGDVDGILKRALAGDLSGARERMVELIKVYGMSESDFLKYVSAAVFRSGAGDPGAILRIIAEYDYRILSGANPEIQLSAMLAELGSLGK
- a CDS encoding histidyl-tRNA synthetase (COG0124) gives rise to the protein MRDLGTAEYSGIEQVRERFIRKARSFAFELVDPSPIELLSTLEAKSGPAIREEIYHFEDKGGRDVALRFDFTVGLTRLVTSQQSLRLPAKFGSFGGVFRYDEPQKGRYRFFHQWNVEIFGRPGVESEAEVVEFASSLFGSLGLGDVEMRISHRGLIESFIRKNHPSGPGAADAALPQLLRMVDKAAKKPRDALLAEYKDVPRPLAEELLDLASTRGTPDEVGPAAGSLDSWDHVKQLWDSLEARSVPNVSVDLGIVRGLDYYSGAVFEALDPRHGTGALAGGGRYDALARAFGREDMGAAGMAGGVERTVLAMEARGLHASPPAPVVSVLYTGDAVRGRATTLASRLRAKDIPTAIDLAGRPLKKQMESASASRFVIIVGPRELEENRVVLREMDSGTESGADIDELESSPEKFLHI
- a CDS encoding translation initiation factor (COG1976); this encodes MDIFKYDVYRGPNIGIYTSANDEKIFLPRGFAKAKAARLEGYLGAEALYTSVANTRLMGTLMVLNNSGIIMPSTISEIEYEFYKKHTDLNVVVLDTKFTALGNMISVNDRGGVVSPVFPREEVRIIADALGIEVIQRRIAGYNQVGAMMVATSGGGIIHPETDGEDVKRISEVMGVHMEPATINGGIPFVSSGLLANKKSVVAGSFTSGPEIMMLTRAFAG
- a CDS encoding ferredoxin (COG1146); translation: MPIAENFPEGLKPIGKIQHSDGEHFHVMWGPGKADGETATNEDVQAAYKARNEPYEPIGVSGTMVAVDWDSCIADGACIEACPVQVFQWFRTEKDIPAGKATDEVFDGSGSTVKSERKDYTDKADPIREHDCIWCMACVSVCPPQAIKVDQGNSEHHDRAAASL
- a CDS encoding ferredoxin (COG1146), translated to MPIDPKFVENLEVAGKTLHSDGENKHFIWGKGKKGVAAENEEVKAAYAAHGEEIVPLGVHGTTVAVDWDDCTAEGACMSVCPVQVYQWYRTEKDTSADSALNDTYAGTGLVEQDERLDKSDKSQPIREHDCTQCMACQEACPNQAILIEPSYLEHHEKADGTFVQMKSGSENPHAHD